A window of Amycolatopsis australiensis contains these coding sequences:
- a CDS encoding DNA recombination protein RmuC: MATVLTTAAIVLAVLLLFAVAVLWRLYNDGMRRADAAARLVAAERAKADQQQLALRRYEVAFASISGRGELGEQVLVETARALGLRENLHFTLQTDVAGGGSAKPDMVLRVGGDRTVPVDAKASMAIWAEAVETNDPEERIDALRAHVRQIRSRAAELAGKNYQRWADAIYGTIMFVPSDAAVVAALDTDPELLRWLIDRRVFLCGPTGFGVLASAALFAASDRTLEADVEQVRAGAAAAHRAAGGAVEALNLSSTHLQRFLSARRRELEALETFRATVAPLTEAAGSPAPVQPVRKGDELAAS; encoded by the coding sequence GTGGCGACGGTGCTGACCACCGCGGCGATCGTGCTGGCGGTCCTGCTGCTGTTCGCCGTCGCGGTGCTGTGGCGGCTGTACAACGACGGGATGCGCCGGGCGGACGCGGCGGCCCGGCTGGTGGCGGCCGAGCGCGCCAAGGCGGACCAGCAGCAGCTGGCGTTGCGCCGGTACGAGGTCGCGTTCGCCTCGATCAGCGGGCGCGGCGAGCTGGGCGAGCAGGTGCTGGTGGAGACGGCGCGGGCGCTCGGGCTGCGCGAGAACCTGCACTTCACGCTGCAGACGGACGTGGCGGGCGGCGGCTCGGCGAAACCGGACATGGTGCTGCGGGTGGGCGGCGACCGCACGGTGCCGGTCGACGCGAAGGCGAGCATGGCGATCTGGGCCGAAGCGGTGGAGACGAACGACCCGGAGGAGCGGATCGACGCGTTGCGCGCGCACGTCCGCCAGATCCGCTCCCGAGCGGCGGAGCTGGCGGGCAAGAACTACCAGCGCTGGGCGGACGCGATCTACGGCACGATCATGTTCGTCCCCAGCGACGCTGCGGTGGTGGCGGCGCTGGACACCGACCCGGAGCTGCTGCGCTGGCTGATAGACCGCCGGGTGTTCCTGTGCGGGCCGACGGGCTTCGGCGTCCTGGCATCGGCGGCCCTGTTCGCAGCGAGCGACCGCACGCTGGAGGCGGACGTGGAGCAGGTACGAGCGGGCGCGGCGGCGGCTCACCGAGCAGCGGGCGGCGCGGTGGAGGCGTTGAACCTGTCGAGCACCCATCTGCAGCGGTTCTTGTCCGCTCGCCGGCGGGAGCTGGAGGCGTTGGAGACGTTCCGGGCGACCGTGGCACCACTGACGGAGGCGGCCGGCAGCCCGGCCCCGGTTCAGCCCGTGCGGAAGGGAGACGAGCTGGCAGCAAGCTGA
- the glpX gene encoding class II fructose-bisphosphatase — protein sequence MSTAESRREAPDRNLAMELVRVTEAAAMAAGRWVGRGDKIGGDGAAVDAMRQLVSTVSMRGVVVIGEGEKDEAPMLFNGEEVGNGDGPDCDVAVDPVDGTTLMAKGMPNALAVLAVAERGAMFDPSAVFYMEKLAVGPDAAGKVELGAPIAENIRRVAKAKNSSVSDVTVCILDRPRHEQIIKEVRDAGARIRFISDGDVAGAIAAARPTTGVDMLLGIGGTPEGIIAACAMKCLGGELQGRLWPKDDAEREKALAAGHDLDRVLLNDDLVRGDNVFFCATGVTDGDLLRGVHYREGGATTQSIVMRSKSGTVRMIDGYHRLNKLRAYSSVNFDGHLDVPADDVVPPLP from the coding sequence ATGTCCACCGCAGAGAGTCGTCGTGAAGCGCCCGACCGCAACCTCGCGATGGAGCTGGTCCGGGTCACCGAAGCCGCCGCGATGGCGGCCGGCCGCTGGGTCGGCCGCGGCGACAAGATCGGCGGCGACGGCGCGGCCGTCGACGCGATGCGCCAGCTCGTCTCGACGGTGTCGATGCGCGGCGTCGTGGTGATCGGCGAGGGCGAGAAGGACGAAGCGCCCATGCTGTTCAACGGCGAAGAGGTCGGCAACGGCGACGGCCCGGACTGCGACGTCGCCGTCGACCCGGTCGACGGCACCACGCTGATGGCCAAGGGCATGCCCAACGCCCTCGCGGTGCTCGCGGTCGCCGAGCGCGGCGCCATGTTCGACCCGTCCGCGGTGTTCTACATGGAGAAGCTGGCCGTCGGGCCGGACGCGGCGGGCAAGGTCGAGCTGGGCGCGCCGATCGCGGAGAACATCCGGCGCGTCGCCAAGGCGAAGAACAGCAGCGTCAGCGATGTCACCGTGTGCATCCTCGACCGCCCGCGGCACGAGCAGATCATCAAGGAGGTCCGGGACGCGGGCGCGCGGATCCGGTTCATCTCCGACGGCGACGTCGCGGGTGCCATCGCCGCGGCCCGTCCGACCACCGGCGTCGACATGCTGCTCGGCATCGGCGGGACACCCGAGGGCATCATCGCGGCCTGCGCGATGAAGTGCCTCGGCGGCGAGCTGCAGGGCCGGCTGTGGCCGAAGGACGACGCCGAGCGTGAGAAGGCTCTCGCCGCCGGCCACGACCTCGACCGCGTGCTGCTGAACGACGACCTCGTGCGCGGGGACAACGTCTTCTTCTGCGCCACCGGCGTCACCGACGGCGACCTGCTGCGCGGCGTGCACTACCGCGAGGGCGGCGCGACGACGCAGTCGATCGTGATGCGGTCCAAGTCCGGGACCGTCAGAATGATCGACGGCTACCACCGGCTCAACAAGCTGCGGGCGTACTCCTCGGTCAACTTCGACGGCCACCTGGACGTGCCCGCCGACGACGTCGTTCCCCCGCTGCCGTAA
- a CDS encoding exonuclease SbcCD subunit D has protein sequence MRFLHTSDWHVGRTFHGADLLAEQETVLGHLADLVAGEAVDAVLVAGDIYDRAVPSAEAVRVATAAVARIRAAGAHLVVTPGNHDSAPRLGAFAEFAAAGGLHLRTNVGGLAEPVLFDDDHGPVAVYGIPYLEPEPARHALGVPDARGHTGVLTEAMRRIRADLETRPGTRSVVLAHAFVTGGEPTDSERTIAVGGVEQVPGSVFDGVDYVALGHLHGPQTLAGHLRYSGSPLAYSFSEARQRKSVWLVDLDETGLAEVRRHELPVPRALATLRGDIEDLLADPEHDKYLEHFLSVTVTDRVRPVDAMRRLRERFPYAVHLDWAPEGGSAGTPLRYSDAVRGRSDIEISRSFLDDCRGAPPTESEEQLLFKALEAADRGALAK, from the coding sequence GTGAGATTCCTGCACACCTCCGACTGGCACGTCGGCCGCACGTTCCACGGCGCCGACCTGCTCGCGGAGCAAGAGACGGTGCTCGGGCACCTCGCCGACCTCGTGGCCGGCGAGGCGGTCGACGCCGTCCTGGTGGCAGGCGACATCTACGACCGCGCGGTGCCGTCGGCCGAGGCCGTCCGGGTGGCCACCGCGGCGGTCGCGCGGATCCGCGCCGCCGGCGCGCACCTCGTGGTCACCCCGGGCAACCACGACTCCGCGCCGCGGCTGGGTGCCTTCGCCGAGTTCGCCGCGGCGGGCGGGCTGCACCTGCGCACCAACGTCGGCGGGCTGGCCGAGCCGGTGCTGTTCGACGACGACCACGGGCCGGTCGCCGTCTACGGAATCCCGTACCTGGAGCCGGAACCGGCGCGGCACGCGCTGGGCGTGCCGGACGCGCGCGGCCACACCGGCGTGCTCACCGAGGCGATGCGCCGGATCCGCGCGGACCTCGAAACCCGGCCCGGCACCCGGTCGGTCGTGCTCGCGCACGCGTTCGTCACCGGCGGCGAGCCCACGGACTCCGAGCGGACGATCGCCGTCGGCGGCGTCGAGCAGGTACCCGGCTCGGTCTTCGACGGCGTCGACTACGTCGCGCTCGGCCACCTCCACGGGCCGCAGACGCTCGCCGGGCACCTGCGCTACTCCGGCAGCCCGCTGGCGTACTCGTTTTCCGAGGCCCGCCAACGCAAATCGGTCTGGCTGGTCGACCTCGACGAGACCGGGCTCGCCGAAGTCCGGCGCCACGAGCTGCCGGTCCCGAGGGCGCTCGCCACTCTCCGGGGCGACATCGAGGACCTGCTCGCGGACCCGGAACACGACAAGTACCTCGAGCACTTCCTGTCGGTCACGGTCACCGACCGGGTGCGCCCGGTCGACGCCATGCGGCGGCTGCGGGAGCGGTTCCCGTACGCGGTCCACCTGGACTGGGCGCCCGAGGGCGGATCCGCCGGTACCCCGCTGCGGTACTCGGACGCCGTGCGCGGCCGGTCGGACATCGAGATCTCGCGCAGCTTCCTCGACGACTGCCGGGGCGCCCCACCGACCGAAAGCGAAGAGCAGCTCCTCTTCAAAGCCCTCGAAGCGGCCGACCGGGGGGCGCTCGCGAAATGA
- a CDS encoding lipid droplet-associated protein: MKPFPLPLRVAAGLAVTTAERVRELPRQLAGLPVTVVSQVLQASMRVQQHVTELAIKGDNALSSLRPVEDTPSWATFDEDQDLDVQPTRPDLGSVADVPEPRSEINGRIPSAAELEAELGDPWAEEERALAEDHADGEFDAGEDTGAAAEEPPQTPKPGTPKVDKKAKSDIPRTSAGGYEGPAGLTGYDQLTLPQLRARLRQLSIDQLETILEYERAHADRSSFTGMLSRRIANARKAEQAGEDGQENGQ, encoded by the coding sequence ATGAAGCCATTCCCGCTCCCCCTCCGGGTCGCCGCGGGCCTCGCCGTCACCACCGCCGAGCGGGTTCGCGAACTTCCCCGGCAGCTGGCCGGGCTGCCGGTGACCGTGGTCAGCCAGGTGCTGCAGGCCTCCATGCGGGTGCAGCAGCACGTCACCGAGCTCGCGATCAAGGGCGACAACGCGCTGTCGAGCCTGCGCCCGGTCGAGGACACCCCCAGCTGGGCGACCTTCGACGAAGACCAGGACCTCGACGTCCAGCCCACCCGCCCGGACCTCGGCTCGGTCGCCGACGTGCCGGAACCCCGCTCCGAAATAAACGGGCGCATCCCGTCGGCCGCCGAGCTCGAAGCCGAGCTGGGCGACCCGTGGGCCGAAGAGGAACGCGCCCTCGCCGAGGACCACGCCGACGGCGAGTTCGACGCCGGCGAAGACACCGGGGCGGCCGCCGAAGAACCGCCGCAGACGCCCAAGCCCGGCACGCCCAAGGTCGACAAGAAGGCCAAGAGCGACATCCCCCGCACCAGCGCCGGCGGCTACGAGGGTCCGGCCGGGCTGACCGGCTACGACCAGCTCACGCTCCCGCAGCTGCGGGCCCGGCTGCGCCAGCTCTCGATCGACCAGCTCGAGACGATCCTCGAGTACGAGCGCGCGCACGCCGACCGCTCGTCCTTCACCGGGATGCTGTCCCGCCGGATCGCCAACGCGCGCAAGGCCGAGCAGGCCGGGGAAGACGGCCAAGAGAACGGCCAGTGA
- a CDS encoding S1 family peptidase: MSRRLTALLVSLLVLVPGTAAAAPAIVGGTAADQPYPFAVSLHSSSGKLFCAGALIAPTWVVTAAHCAFDKAPSAVTARAGTNEAGEGGEAAQLAEIIVNPAFNTQSPAGDIALLRLAAPVQAAPIGLAAAASPGTATRILGWGQTCPKLNCGGIPTTLQQLDTHIVEGAKCTSVFDGTAELCTDNPGGKAGACFGDSGGPEIVRDGDHWLLVGVTSRPGNNDPECATAPSIYTSVVAYAPWIAEKTKA, from the coding sequence GTGTCCAGGCGACTGACGGCCCTGCTGGTCTCGCTGCTCGTCCTGGTCCCCGGCACCGCCGCGGCCGCCCCCGCCATCGTCGGGGGCACGGCCGCGGACCAGCCGTACCCGTTCGCCGTGTCGCTGCACTCGTCGTCGGGCAAGCTCTTCTGCGCCGGCGCGCTGATCGCGCCGACCTGGGTCGTGACGGCCGCGCACTGCGCGTTCGACAAGGCGCCGTCCGCGGTCACGGCCCGGGCGGGGACGAACGAAGCCGGTGAAGGCGGCGAAGCCGCCCAGCTCGCCGAGATCATCGTGAACCCGGCGTTCAACACACAGAGCCCGGCGGGTGACATCGCCCTGCTGCGGCTGGCGGCGCCGGTGCAGGCCGCGCCGATCGGACTGGCGGCCGCGGCGTCGCCGGGCACCGCGACCCGGATCCTGGGCTGGGGCCAGACCTGCCCGAAGCTCAACTGCGGCGGGATCCCCACGACGCTGCAGCAGCTCGACACGCACATCGTCGAAGGCGCGAAATGCACGTCGGTCTTCGACGGCACGGCCGAGCTGTGCACCGACAACCCGGGTGGTAAGGCCGGAGCGTGCTTCGGCGACTCCGGCGGGCCCGAGATCGTGCGCGACGGCGATCACTGGCTGCTCGTCGGCGTCACCAGCCGCCCGGGCAACAACGACCCGGAATGCGCGACGGCGCCGTCGATCTACACCTCGGTTGTCGCGTACGCGCCGTGGATCGCGGAGAAGACGAAGGCGTGA
- a CDS encoding 4-hydroxy-3-methylbut-2-enyl diphosphate reductase, which yields MSAASPGIEPAGTPTITGTASGKRVLLAKPRGYCAGVDRAVIAVEKALEVYGAPVYVRKEIVHNRHVVETLRERGAIFVDETSEVPEGALVVFSAHGVSPMVHAEAAERNLRTIDATCPLVTKVHKEVNRFAKDDYDILLIGHEGHEEVEGTAGEAPDKVQLVDTAEDVDKVEVRDPSKVIWLSQTTLSVDETMERVDQLRERFPGLADPPSDDICYATTNRQVAVKAMAAECDLVLVVGSKNSSNSKRLVEVALKAGARASYLVDFAREVDEEWLTGVTTVGVTSGASVPDVLVMELLDWLAERGYADVDEVTTANEKISFAPPKELRKV from the coding sequence ATGAGTGCAGCGAGTCCCGGAATCGAGCCCGCGGGTACCCCGACGATCACCGGAACCGCTTCCGGCAAGCGAGTGCTGCTCGCGAAGCCCCGTGGTTACTGCGCGGGCGTCGACCGCGCGGTGATCGCCGTCGAGAAGGCCCTCGAGGTCTACGGCGCCCCGGTGTACGTCCGCAAGGAGATCGTGCACAACCGGCACGTGGTGGAGACGCTGCGCGAGCGCGGCGCGATCTTCGTCGACGAGACGTCCGAGGTGCCCGAGGGCGCGCTGGTGGTGTTCTCCGCCCACGGCGTCTCGCCGATGGTGCACGCGGAGGCGGCCGAACGGAACCTGCGCACGATCGACGCGACCTGCCCCCTGGTGACGAAGGTGCACAAGGAGGTCAACCGCTTCGCGAAGGACGACTACGACATCCTCCTGATCGGCCACGAGGGCCACGAAGAGGTCGAGGGCACGGCCGGCGAGGCCCCGGACAAGGTCCAGCTGGTCGACACGGCCGAGGACGTCGACAAGGTCGAGGTGCGCGACCCGTCGAAGGTGATTTGGCTGTCGCAGACGACGCTGTCGGTCGACGAGACGATGGAGCGCGTCGACCAGCTCCGCGAGCGTTTCCCGGGCTTGGCGGACCCGCCGAGCGACGACATCTGCTACGCGACGACGAACCGCCAGGTGGCGGTCAAGGCGATGGCGGCGGAGTGCGACCTGGTGCTGGTGGTCGGTTCGAAGAACTCGTCGAACTCGAAGCGCCTGGTGGAGGTGGCGCTGAAGGCGGGGGCTCGCGCGTCGTACCTGGTGGACTTCGCGCGCGAGGTGGACGAGGAGTGGCTCACCGGCGTGACGACGGTGGGCGTGACGTCGGGCGCGTCGGTGCCGGACGTGCTGGTGATGGAGCTGCTGGACTGGCTGGCCGAGCGCGGCTACGCCGACGTCGACGAGGTCACCACGGCCAACGAGAAGATCTCGTTCGCCCCGCCGAAGGAACTGCGCAAGGTCTGA
- a CDS encoding exodeoxyribonuclease VII small subunit, which yields MSETPSEELGYEQARDRLVEVVRELEAGGLSLEQSLALWEKGEKLAKICEHHLEGARERIEAALASVEDDSAQ from the coding sequence GTGAGTGAGACACCCAGCGAGGAGCTCGGCTACGAGCAGGCCCGCGACCGCCTCGTCGAGGTCGTCCGCGAGCTGGAGGCCGGCGGCCTGTCCCTCGAGCAGTCACTCGCGTTGTGGGAGAAGGGCGAGAAGCTCGCGAAGATCTGCGAGCACCACCTCGAAGGCGCGCGCGAGCGGATCGAAGCGGCCCTCGCGTCCGTGGAGGACGACTCCGCGCAGTGA
- a CDS encoding class II fumarate hydratase has translation MADQEYRIEHDTMGEVRVPADALYRAQTQRAVENFPISGRGLERAQIRALGLLKAAAARVNLKLGVLDADVANAIAAAADEVAEGKHDAHFPIDVFQTGSGTSSNMNANEVVATLASRALGRDVHPNDHVNASQSSNDTFPTTIHVAATEAVIKDVIPALEYLAGTIEVRAAEWADVVKSGRTHLMDAVPITLGQEAGAWAAQIRFGVERLKSGLPRLGELPIGGTAVGSGLNAPEGFGASVAAELATVTGLPLTEARDHFEAQATQDSVVETSGHLRTIAVSLNKIANDLRWLGSGPRTGLAELALPDLQPGSSIMPGKVNPVIPEATLQVVAQVIGNDAAVAFAGAAGNFQLNVNLPVIARNVLESARLLAAVSRLLADKVFAGITVNADRTRTYAEGSPSIVTPLNKYIGYEEAAAVAKQALKELKTIREVVIERGYVRDGKLTEEQLDEALDVLRMARGGK, from the coding sequence ATGGCTGATCAGGAATACCGGATCGAACACGACACGATGGGCGAGGTCCGCGTGCCCGCCGACGCGCTCTACCGGGCGCAGACCCAGCGGGCCGTCGAGAACTTCCCCATCTCCGGCCGGGGCCTGGAGCGCGCCCAGATCCGCGCGCTCGGCCTGCTCAAGGCCGCCGCCGCGCGCGTGAACCTCAAGCTGGGCGTGCTCGACGCCGACGTCGCGAACGCCATCGCGGCCGCCGCCGACGAGGTCGCGGAAGGCAAGCACGACGCGCACTTCCCCATCGACGTGTTCCAGACCGGGTCCGGCACTTCGTCCAACATGAACGCCAACGAGGTCGTCGCGACGCTGGCTTCGCGCGCGCTCGGGCGGGACGTGCACCCGAACGACCACGTCAACGCGTCGCAGTCGTCGAACGACACGTTCCCGACCACGATCCACGTCGCCGCGACCGAGGCCGTCATCAAGGACGTCATCCCGGCGCTCGAGTACCTCGCCGGCACGATCGAGGTGCGCGCCGCCGAGTGGGCCGACGTCGTGAAGTCCGGGCGCACGCACCTGATGGACGCGGTGCCGATCACGCTCGGCCAGGAAGCGGGCGCGTGGGCGGCGCAGATCCGGTTCGGCGTCGAACGGCTGAAGTCGGGCCTGCCGCGGCTGGGCGAGCTGCCGATCGGCGGCACCGCGGTCGGGTCGGGCCTCAACGCGCCGGAGGGCTTCGGCGCCTCGGTCGCCGCCGAGCTCGCGACGGTGACCGGGCTGCCGCTGACCGAAGCCCGCGACCACTTCGAGGCGCAGGCGACGCAGGACAGCGTCGTCGAGACGTCCGGGCACCTGCGCACGATCGCCGTGTCGCTCAACAAGATCGCCAACGACCTGCGCTGGCTGGGCTCCGGCCCGCGCACCGGGCTGGCCGAGCTGGCGCTGCCGGACCTGCAGCCGGGCTCGTCGATCATGCCGGGCAAGGTGAACCCGGTGATCCCGGAGGCGACACTGCAGGTGGTCGCGCAGGTGATCGGCAACGACGCGGCGGTCGCCTTCGCCGGCGCGGCGGGCAACTTCCAGCTGAACGTCAACCTGCCGGTGATCGCCCGGAACGTCCTGGAGTCGGCGCGCCTGCTCGCGGCCGTGTCACGGCTGCTGGCGGACAAGGTGTTCGCGGGGATCACGGTGAACGCCGACCGCACGCGGACGTACGCGGAGGGCTCGCCGTCGATCGTGACGCCGCTGAACAAGTACATCGGCTACGAGGAGGCGGCGGCGGTCGCGAAGCAGGCGTTGAAGGAGCTGAAGACGATCCGCGAAGTGGTGATCGAGCGCGGGTACGTCCGCGACGGCAAGCTGACGGAGGAGCAGCTGGACGAAGCACTGGACGTCCTCCGCATGGCCCGCGGCGGCAAGTGA
- a CDS encoding DUF6542 domain-containing protein gives MGALIGKPSQGSLPAIFTVCYIAGSVIAVCAVRRRGLFGPMVMPPLVLAVTVPGVILLTSGSQGDDTLSKALSIGTPLINGFPTMAITTGITLLIGFLRIFRERDPNAPKKVKADRRTADEDDERPATRAASTSAGGRPRPPGSSRTGQTPLPQGAQRRRDGEPPRRPRPPADGERRTPRAGAPTERDRGARKQPPPTGRRTPRPQDGDPRRSGDAPRRRPRPPAEDGRDTPPPRRPSGGRSTPPRRPRPWDEEER, from the coding sequence GTGGGCGCCCTCATCGGCAAGCCGAGCCAGGGCAGCCTGCCGGCGATCTTCACCGTCTGTTACATCGCCGGGTCCGTGATCGCGGTCTGCGCGGTGCGCCGCCGCGGGTTGTTCGGGCCGATGGTGATGCCGCCGCTCGTGCTGGCCGTCACCGTGCCCGGTGTCATCCTGCTGACCTCCGGCTCCCAGGGCGACGACACGCTGTCCAAGGCCCTCAGCATCGGCACCCCGCTGATCAACGGCTTCCCGACGATGGCGATCACCACCGGCATCACGCTGCTGATCGGCTTCCTCCGCATCTTCCGCGAGCGCGACCCGAACGCCCCGAAAAAGGTCAAGGCCGACCGCCGCACCGCCGACGAGGACGACGAACGGCCCGCGACGCGCGCAGCGTCGACGTCGGCCGGCGGTCGTCCGCGGCCGCCCGGGTCCAGCCGCACCGGCCAGACGCCGCTGCCGCAGGGCGCCCAGCGCCGGCGGGACGGCGAACCGCCGCGGCGACCCCGTCCCCCGGCCGACGGCGAGCGCCGCACACCTCGCGCGGGCGCGCCCACCGAACGCGACCGCGGAGCGCGCAAGCAGCCACCGCCGACCGGCCGTCGCACGCCGCGTCCGCAGGACGGCGACCCGCGCCGCAGCGGTGACGCTCCCCGGCGACGTCCGCGGCCGCCCGCCGAAGACGGCCGTGACACGCCGCCGCCCCGGCGGCCGTCCGGTGGGCGGAGTACGCCGCCGCGCCGGCCCCGTCCTTGGGACGAAGAAGAGCGCTGA
- a CDS encoding NAD(P)/FAD-dependent oxidoreductase — translation MTDAGDTYDLVIVGAGPTGLFAAYYAGFRGLSMAVVDSLPEPGGQVTAMYPEKMIYDVGGFAEVRGRDLVEGLVKQAAPWQPAYLLGRKAEKLETVGDRIELTLDGGETLNAGAVLITAGIGEFTPRPLPAGDGWLGRGMVHFVPSLQAHAGQHVVVVGGGDSAFDWVLALHPVAASVTLVHRRAKFRAAESIVRQARELGVRIITDAEVTRFAEASDGTLEAVDVAVKGGGVERLPADAVVAALGFTADLGPIESWGLEIDHRAIAVDTTMATARERVYAAGDVAAYPGKVKLIATGFGEAATAVNNIAVALDPEAHLFPGHSSNAE, via the coding sequence ATGACTGACGCTGGGGATACCTACGACCTCGTGATCGTCGGTGCGGGCCCGACCGGCCTGTTCGCCGCCTACTACGCCGGGTTCCGCGGCCTTTCGATGGCGGTGGTCGACTCGTTGCCCGAGCCCGGCGGCCAGGTCACGGCGATGTACCCGGAGAAGATGATCTACGACGTCGGCGGGTTCGCCGAGGTCCGCGGCCGGGACCTGGTCGAGGGGCTGGTGAAGCAGGCCGCGCCGTGGCAGCCGGCGTACCTGCTGGGGCGCAAGGCCGAGAAGCTCGAGACCGTCGGCGACCGGATCGAGCTGACCCTCGACGGCGGGGAGACGCTCAACGCCGGCGCGGTGCTGATCACCGCGGGCATCGGCGAGTTCACCCCGCGCCCGCTGCCCGCCGGCGACGGCTGGCTCGGCCGCGGCATGGTCCACTTCGTCCCGTCGCTGCAGGCCCACGCGGGCCAGCACGTCGTGGTCGTCGGCGGCGGCGATTCGGCGTTCGACTGGGTGCTGGCCCTGCACCCGGTCGCGGCGAGCGTCACGCTCGTGCACCGCCGCGCGAAGTTCCGCGCCGCCGAGTCGATCGTCCGGCAGGCCCGCGAGCTGGGCGTCCGGATCATCACCGACGCCGAGGTCACGCGGTTCGCCGAGGCTTCGGACGGCACGCTCGAAGCGGTCGACGTCGCGGTCAAGGGCGGCGGAGTGGAGCGGCTGCCCGCCGACGCCGTCGTCGCGGCCCTCGGGTTCACCGCCGACCTCGGCCCGATCGAGAGCTGGGGCCTGGAGATCGACCACCGCGCCATCGCGGTCGACACGACGATGGCGACCGCGCGCGAACGCGTCTACGCCGCCGGTGACGTCGCCGCATATCCGGGGAAGGTCAAGCTGATCGCCACCGGCTTCGGCGAAGCCGCGACGGCGGTCAACAACATCGCCGTCGCGCTCGACCCGGAGGCTCACCTGTTCCCGGGGCACTCCAGCAACGCCGAGTAG
- the xseA gene encoding exodeoxyribonuclease VII large subunit codes for MTTETEASTAEKPWPVRTVARKIGDWIHRLGAVWVEGQVTQISARPNTQTAFLTLRDPSADVSMSVTCPNWLVREMEPPLREGASVVVHAKPSFFFGRGTISLRADQIRAVGIGELLARVERLRKLLAAEGLFSPQRKRPVPFLPKGVGLITGRASAAERDVLVNAQTRWPHVRFKVLNTAVQGSQAVPQVMRALRILDADPEIDVIVIARGGGSVEDLLPFSDEALCRAVSAAGTPVVSAIGHEPDTPLLDHVADLRCSTPTDAGKRIVPDLREETERVRQMRDRGRRALHGWVDTQTRLLHQIRSRPSLADPLGPIQRRQDDVDVHRERARRAMLTLLAKDQAELTSARARLTALGPAATLARGYAVVQFTDAEGNLQVLRSVSEVEAGARLRVRVGDGAIKAVAEGEPG; via the coding sequence GTGACCACCGAGACCGAAGCGAGCACCGCCGAAAAGCCGTGGCCGGTCCGGACCGTCGCGCGCAAGATCGGCGACTGGATCCACCGGCTCGGCGCCGTCTGGGTCGAAGGCCAGGTCACGCAGATCAGCGCGCGGCCGAACACGCAGACCGCGTTCCTGACGCTGCGTGACCCCTCGGCGGACGTCTCGATGTCGGTGACCTGCCCGAACTGGCTGGTCCGCGAGATGGAGCCGCCGCTGCGCGAGGGCGCCAGCGTGGTCGTGCACGCCAAGCCGTCGTTCTTCTTCGGCCGCGGCACGATCAGCCTGCGTGCCGACCAGATCCGCGCGGTCGGCATCGGCGAGCTGCTGGCGCGGGTCGAACGCCTGCGCAAGCTGCTGGCCGCCGAAGGCCTGTTCTCCCCGCAGCGCAAGCGGCCGGTCCCGTTCCTGCCGAAGGGCGTCGGGCTCATCACGGGCCGTGCGTCGGCCGCCGAGCGGGACGTGCTGGTCAACGCCCAGACGCGGTGGCCGCACGTCCGGTTCAAGGTCCTCAACACCGCCGTGCAGGGCTCGCAGGCCGTGCCGCAGGTCATGCGGGCGCTGCGGATCCTGGACGCCGACCCCGAGATCGACGTCATCGTCATCGCCCGCGGCGGCGGCAGCGTCGAGGACCTGCTGCCGTTCTCCGACGAGGCACTCTGCCGCGCGGTGTCGGCCGCCGGCACGCCGGTGGTCAGCGCGATCGGGCACGAACCGGACACTCCGCTGCTCGACCACGTCGCCGACCTGCGCTGCTCGACGCCGACCGACGCCGGCAAGCGGATCGTGCCCGACCTGCGCGAGGAGACCGAGCGGGTCCGGCAGATGCGCGATCGCGGCCGCCGGGCGCTGCACGGCTGGGTCGACACCCAGACACGGCTGCTCCACCAGATCCGCAGCCGTCCCTCGCTGGCCGATCCGCTCGGCCCGATCCAGCGCCGCCAGGACGACGTCGACGTCCACCGCGAACGCGCGCGCCGCGCCATGCTGACGCTGCTCGCCAAGGACCAGGCCGAGCTCACCAGCGCGCGGGCCCGGCTCACCGCGCTCGGCCCGGCGGCGACGCTCGCCCGCGGCTACGCGGTCGTGCAGTTCACGGACGCCGAAGGCAACCTCCAGGTACTCCGCTCCGTCTCCGAAGTCGAGGCCGGTGCCCGGCTGCGCGTGCGCGTGGGCGACGGCGCGATCAAGGCGGTGGCGGAAGGAGAGCCGGGGTGA